TCCAGGCAAACACAGAGTCAACCGGAACATCCACAGCCTCGTTGGCGGGATAGGGGGCCTGCGCCATGAAGCGGGACAGGGGGGGCATCCGGAAGATCGTCCTCACTTCGGCCGCGGTCAAGCCTCGGTTGTAGACCCGGGCTTCATCCAATACACCGCAGAAGGCCTCGTACGGAGCGTTGCTTCCGTCATTGCCGAAGTTTGCCACAGGATGGAGGGCCGTCAGGCCCGAGTACGACCCGCTTGCCACCTGCTCGCCGTCCACATAGACGGCATACGCTCCGTTGTCCCAAGTCATGGCCACATGGAGCCATTCTTCCATCGGCAGTTCCATGATGTCGGTTCGAGTGGTGTGCGAGCTGCCGAGCCCGATGTCCAGTAACCTCGATGGCGTGGTCCCATCCTGCATGTAGAGCTGGATGCGGCTGTTCCACTGCGGCTGGGTCGTATGACCGAAGAAATACCGGCCGTCAGTCCCAGGCTGTGGATCGGCAAGGTACGCCCAGACGCACACCGTACCGGCGGCGGCGGACATACCATTCGTGGGAAATTCCAGGCGATCAGGAGCATTCGCGGCAATAGGGACAGCATACCCGAGACCCCCCGCATCGTATCCCGATACCCATTCGAGATTGTCTCCGATCAGGGTCCCGTCATTCCCATTGCCGGAGGCATCGACGGCGACAGTCCCCTCCATCTCATCCAACTTGAAATAGGCAACCAGACCGTCGTTGATGGCGCCGGTGGCCGGCGGCACCACGCCAGTCAGAAGCACCAACGTCAGGATACAGACACCAAAGGTTACGTTCTTGCGCATGACTGTCCTCCTTCATAATATCCGAATTGACATGGCACCATTTCAGCTACCAAGGCAGGAACGCCAGGAATGGCCAGAAACAAAGAGGGCCTCTGCACCGACCCCTGCCCCCGTCTGCGATGTATCGCGTATCCACACCCTGTCTCAGACCTCCGACCCCCTACCCGTCGCGTGGCTTCAGGCTCAGTCGCAAAGACGATGACGCGCAACCTTCCCGCACCACAGTCCCCTTCCTTGCCTTGCCTGTGAACAGCCCCCCAGTCCTTCCTTTATATCACATCCGTTCAGGATGTGCAACACCGCCTCGTCAAAAGAGGCCGCTATAGAGGCTCGCTGTCAACGCTGCCGAGCCGCCCGGTCCCCGCCGCTCGGTACCGCTCGACAATCCTGGCCACCGACGGGAAACCAAACCGCGCCGGATCGATCTCTGTCGGGCTGACAAGAAGCACTCGAGCCACTTCCTCCTCCGCAGCGCAGGCGGCGGTCGCGTCCTCCACGTTGCAGACAAACCCCAGGTCCATCGTTGCGTATCGCACGCCCATATACTCGTAGCTGTTCGGAAACGAGCACAAATACCGCAAATGGGTGATTTCCAGCCCTATTTCCTCCCGAACCTCCCGCCGCAGCGTATCCTCAGCCGACTCCCCAGGGTCGGCAAACCCCCCCGGCAGGTCCCACGTGCCCTTTCTGGGCTCTTGGGCCCGCTCGACGATCAGGAGACGGCCTTGCGAGTCGGGAATCAGCGCCGCGACCGCCGCAGCCGGGTTCAGATAGAATTCAAAGCCGCAACTGTCGCAGTAGAGCTGCGTGCCCCCGATCATGCGCAAGGCCGCCGCTCCGCACTTGAGACAGTACCGCAACACCCCGCCCCGATCGTTCCACGCATCCACGCCCATTCTCCTCAAAGCCATCTGTTTCACAACTCGCCCTTCGCCCGCATCCGACGTGCCGACCATACCGAAGAACCGCCCCGCAAGTCCATTTCCTTTTCTGCCGACATTTTTGCCTTTGCTCCTGCAGATCCGCATTTTAGCATGTGCATCGCGCAAGCAGCGGACCTCGATCAACGATTCTTCCGGCGGTGGCCATCGTCGCTGAGGGCGCCAGATCGTACACTTTGAATTGAAAGGAATCGATGCCATGAAACGCACTACACACGCACTCGCCGCTCTGGCCATCATTGGCCTGACGCTTGGGGCCATGGCGCAGAACCCGTCACCAGCCATGCCGCTGGACGTCGAGCAGGTGACCCTCTTCAAAAACGGCCTGGGCTTCTTCACAGGACAGGTCGCCTGTCCACAGGGACAGACCCAATTGCGAATCGCCCTGCCGGCGGCGCCGGCACACGGCACACTCTGGATTTCGTACCCTGCCGAGATCGAGATGGCCTCCATCGTCGC
This portion of the Anaerobaca lacustris genome encodes:
- a CDS encoding NUDIX hydrolase; translated protein: MDAWNDRGGVLRYCLKCGAAALRMIGGTQLYCDSCGFEFYLNPAAAVAALIPDSQGRLLIVERAQEPRKGTWDLPGGFADPGESAEDTLRREVREEIGLEITHLRYLCSFPNSYEYMGVRYATMDLGFVCNVEDATAACAAEEEVARVLLVSPTEIDPARFGFPSVARIVERYRAAGTGRLGSVDSEPL